The genomic stretch GATAatctttattactttaaatttttacttggtttacttttttactttaaaaatcattcttcgggatccctgggtggcgcagcggtttggcgcctgcctttgccccagggcgcaatcctggagacccgggatcgaatcccacatcgggctctcggtgcatggagcctgcttctccctctgcctatgtctctgcctctatctctctgtgactatcataaataaataaaaatgtttaaaaagaaaaaaaaaaattaaaaatcattcttctggggactgctgggtggctcagcagtttagcgccgccttcagcccagggcgtgatcctggagaccggggatcgagtcccacactgagctccccgcatggagcctgcttctccctctgcctatgtctctgcctctttcatgaataaataaataaaatctttaaaaaaatcattcttctaAGGACATTAAAGAATCAAAAATTCAGTCTGGCTCTTCtagggaaaattaaaatcactttattttaaaaatcatattactgtaaacaagttacttaaactattttcattatttcagaaaaggtagattccattccattctttcaTGGTTTGAAGTTCAATctacaaatataaacattttcccTGCAAATCACtgccggtttttttttttttttttttacagcaaatTATTTGTTCCTTATCATTCTGAACTTAGGAGTTTGCCTATCAGGATTTAATATaaaaacaccttaaaaaaaaagcccagtaACATTTCTCCCCTAACTTAAGAATTTAGGAACTTCTAAGTTTCAGGTAgtaaggagaaaacaaaacaaaatttttaaagtaggctccacactcaatgtagagtccaatgtggggcttgaactcacaaccctgagatcaagatctgagcctgagatcgagagttggacgattaactgactgagctacccagacatcctggaaacagaacataaaacaaacaaaagccctgTATGTGATGTATAAATATTGTTGTAGCTGAAAAACTCACAAACCATTTGAAAACTCACATTTAAAATGACTGTACTATATTACCTCTTAAGCTTCTCTCCTTTAAATTCTACAAACTAGCagtaaatattgattttaaattctgtttctaaATCACTATCCCAACTTAAATTTTCTCCCTCTCAAGTATGTACCTCATCTGACTGAGAAACAAACGACTTACCTCTGGCTGCACTTTGTCAAGGTTCAGTTTTAGGAAAACAACTaatctaggggctcctgggtggctcactggttaagtgtcatcctttggctcagggcctgatcccgggtcccggaatagagtcccacatagagctccctataaggagcctgcttctctgtctctgtcttctcataaatgaataaataaaatcttaaaaaaaaaaaaaaaggaaaacaactaaTCTATAGCGATCTAGCAGGTGACAAACTACCTACCACTGAGGTAGTTCCATCTCCCACTTCTTTGTCTTGCAGATCTGCCAGCTCACAAAGAACTTTAGCTGCAGGATGTTCCACCTCCAGTAACTTCAGGATGGTGGCACCATCGTTAGTAATGGTTACATCCTAAGGAATttgcagggaagaaaaaaagacaacacaatCAACTACAAACAGAGAACCTCCTCTAAATGAACACAAGCCCACCAGCCCCTTAACAACACCTTTCGATATCAGCATTGTGATAAAAACAATTCATGGCGCTAAATATTTAAGcactgttattttttgttaaagtcACAAACACAACATGTAGGTGTACTTACACCAATATCATCAACCAACATTTTATCCAAGCCGACTGGACCAAGAGAGCTTTTTACAATATTGGCAATAGAAGCCGCAGCCATAactgcaggaaaaagaaaaaaaaaaaaaattaaatccactGCTCCAAATGACGGCCATTTCATTTCGGCCTAAAGAAAGTGACAGCCACAGCCtttgcattttccaaatataCAAATCAATCCGAAATACTTAAAAGGGTTAAGATGGGCAGGCATCCATGACTTCAAAGCGAACACGCTTGCAAAAGAGGCTTAACTGCAGCAAACGTGTGAATCCGCATCGTTTGCCAGGATGAACTCGTCCTAAGTACCACTCACGCGAACGTTCAACCGAAATTTCGCCGGTCAACCGTACGGTAAGAACCTGTCAGCGATGCGTGCAAAGAACTGGGTCTGGGCGCGGGCACCGGCGGCTACCACCGCAGGCTCGAACCAGCAGGTTCTACAACGGGCAAGACACCCGGGTCGCGGCCATTCGCTCATCAGGAGAGCGAGCAGTTAAAGCTCGTCTTTTTCTGGGTAATGGCCCTAAAACGAGGCCCAAACATGGAGTTAGGCGCTCCTGCAGGTTAGAACCGGAGGCGCAGGGCGCCCGGCCCAAAGGGGACTCGAGGCGTGACGGCACGTGTCACTGCAGGGCTGGGCGGCCCGGGGATCCGCTGCCGACCACAATCGGCAGGGCTGTGCCCCCAAACGTGCGGGGCTCTCCGCAACGCCTTGCGGACGGCGAGAGGGCgctgccgccccgccccgccccggggagcCCCGCGAGGCGCATCCCGGACCCTCCAGGACGGAAGGGGCGCGGTGGCGGCCCGAGCCGagcgggctgggggcgggggcccgcCCCGCCGTGGGCCCGCCCGGCACAGGCCTCTTTCGCGCTTACCGTTCTGGGAGCGGATCGCCTCCCCGGTGCTGCGGTCTCCGAACACGGACAAAGGCCCCTCCATCTTGGCGGCGGGGTGCACGTCGAGGTTCACGCTGACCGCGGGCAACCAGCGTCTGGATCCCTAGGCCCGGCGGCGGCCACtgcagcgcggcggcggcggctacGGCGTGGAACGGGGCCGAGCGAGGCCGCGGGGGCTGCTGGGAACACCGCTGCCGCGGCCGGGCCGCGGGGCAGGgcgggaaggaaagaaagggcgGGGGGAGCGAGAGCGCGAAGGAGCCGGAAGTGAGGGGGCGGGAGAAGGCGGGAGCAGCACTTTCGCCCAATTAGAGAGCGAATGAGCAGGGCGCGAAGGCAGGAGAACGGAAGTCAGGATCGCGcactggaggaggaaggaggtgcACGGTTGAGgcttctcttcccctcctgcgGGAACGGGTTGCGCGTGCGCGCTTGCACCTTCTAGTGCTTTCTAGAAAAAGTGGACGGTGGGGCGGAGCTTGCAGTTGGGGTGTGACGAGAGGGCGGGCCTCTCACGGTTCGGCTGCACTCCTGAGCGAGTTCGGCAGCTTCCCTAAGGGTCTTCAGAGAGGACGTGGCGAGTCGGGGCTGACTTCCGAGCCCACGAGCATACGCTTGGGGGCCTGAACCTGGGTGGGACGGGCCAAGTGCTTTCTACGAGGAAAATGGCCACCACGGTTTCTGGAGAGAAACTGCATCTTGCGCTGCGCCGGTTCCTCCCGTTGCCCAGCGGGGCCGTGTGTGGATCTGACCGCGGTCGGCAGACGCTTTGCGACCGCAGGACCAAATAAGGCAACGTGAAGTTACGGGTGCCTCGCGCCTGCCGGTCCGGCGAGACGCCGCCCGCGACCTAGCGagctgcgccccgccccccgcgcggtGCTGCGAGGTGGTTGGCGGGCTCCAGCGTAGCGTGCGCCTCTGCGTGGGCAGTGATTGGAGGAGCCGAGGTGACTGATCGCTCCGTCGGCCACTCGGCGACCCGGCTCGCCAGTTCCGGGCGGAGGCGTCGGTGACCCCGGGGAACCCCGGGGAACCAGTTCTCCCTGAGTCAACATGGCTGCGGCCGGCGAGCGGCTGGGACGCCGGTGAGGGGAGGACGTGAGGCTTTTCCGAGGCGTAGCCCGCGATCCCTCAGCGATGGCGCTCCGCTCGCGGTTCTGGGAGTGCCTGTCGGTTTGCAGAAACCCCGGGAATTCCCATTTCTCTCAGACGACTCCTCGGGGGCTGCACAGTAAGTGTGCACATGCAAGTCGTGTTTTATAGTCCACCCCGCCGAGCAGCTTACGGGCCGACAGCGCTGTGACGACAGTACTAGGACCTGTGATGACTGCGTCCCGTGACCagacttccctccctccctcccggggAGCGAGGATTCGGGGAGTGGACGGGGATAGCGGTTGGGCCTTATTCCCGTTTTGTCCGTGTGTGTCAGTTTTTAAGATACGCGTGGTGGTTCCCGTTCTTAGGGTGTGGGGTCGCAGCGCTGTCAACGAGTGCCGAGCCCGCGGCGAAGCCTGAAGTGGACCCTGTGGAAAACGCAGCCGTCGCCCCAGAGTTCACCAACCGGAACCCCCGCAACCTGGAGCTCCTAGGTGTGGCCAGGAAAGAGCGGGGTTGGGGGACAACCTGGCCCTCCCGGGAGTTCTGGCACAGGTAACTGCGGCGGCCGGTTAGCCGACCGACGGAGCAGTGCACGCTGCCCTGCAAAGCGTTCCTCAGCTCAGTCCACAGGCCGGATACTTGTGGCGATTCTCTTCTCGGGAAACCGCCGTttggtggtggaggaggggtcagtggccgggggcgggggcacaAACCAACAATAAtggaagtaaataaatgaatgtcagGGAGAAAATTTAAAGAGGATGATGTGaggttggggagcctgggtgcctGCTAAGGCCCCTTCTGAAAGATAAGGTAACCTGCCGAGAAGAGCACTCCCAGCAGAAGAAACGGCTGGGGTGGGTGGGAATGGGAATCCTTTCCTAAGGACTATATAAAATCGTAACAGGAAGTTAGAGTCATAACTATGAtatattcattccacaaacattagGCCTATGGCACTTCATAGGCATTGTGCTAGATGCAGGAGATGCAAAGAAAGTAGATTTCATCCTTGTTAGCAaaaattttaggttttgttttggaAGATGGAATAGGGATAATAAAATTTTACGATTGCTGTGATGCGTTTTTACTTAGTGTTCATAGGAGGAGTCAAAGAAAGGGAGTAGGTAGGtcacttttgaaataatttggatCTTAAGTCTAAAATTCTTTTGAAACCCAACCGTTTCAACTTAATATTTGGACCATCTAAATAGAGATGTATTTTCCcacttttttaaatttcctatctGCTATATTCACATTATCATCAGTATGGAATTTTGGCATATTATAGTGGGAAGTGACCTCAGAGAAGATGAGTCCTGTGCCTTTGTTGGACAAAGGTTCAACAAATGGTTTAAGACACAGATCAGCAAACGATGGCCAATGGGCCAAAGTTGGCTTGCAaactaaaaatttcttttttaaagtgtgaaaacaaatttcaaaaaataatattttgtgacgtgaaaattatataaaattcagatttcattatccacaaagaaattttttttttttaaatttttatttatttatgatagagagagagagaggcagagacacaagcagagggagaagcaggctccatgcaccggaagcccgacatgggattcgatcctgggtccccaggatcgcgccccaggccaaaggcaggcgctaaaccgctgcaccacccagggttccccacaaagaaaattttattgtaaCATACCACCACTCATTCTCACCTGGCTGTTCTAGTGTTAACTGTGGCTGAGTTGAGCAGTTGCAAGAGACCCTACGGCTTATAAAGCttaaagtatttactatctgaGACTTTAGGGAAAAGGATTGTTGACCCTTGATTAAGAAATTGTGATTTTTCACTAGGGCTTCCAGCAAAACCAGGTGTAGAACCCACATTTCTCAATCTAGTGCTTTTTCTGCTGTTTCACACTAAGAATCCTAGTGTGATCTCtaattttagtgttttctttaaCGTGAGCTTAATTTTTAAACGTGTAATATAAACATATGCTATAAAATCCAAAGGGGGGATAGTTTGTGTATCCTTTTAGAGAGAATTTGTGTATACCGGTATAAACTTATAGTTTTAAATTACAAATCTTAGCACACCATGTACACTGTTATTCATCTGAATCCTCTCCGCTCCCTTCAAAATACATCTTGGAAATCCTTTATGGTGTTTAGGAACATTAATTCTGGGGCCAAAACCCTGGACTGAAGTCCTAGCTCCATTACTTACCATTAGTTGTGATCTTGTTAAAGTTTCTAAACCTTTCTGTGTCAGTTTCtgtggccttaaaaaaaaaaaaaaaaaaaagattatgggcagccctgatggctcagcggtttagcaccgccttcagcccagggcctgatcctggagatgcaggattgagtcctgcattgggcttcttgcatggagcctgcttctccctctgtgtctctgcctctctctctttctgtgtctctcatgaataaataaataaaatctttaaaaaaagagagattattttgaaacatGAGCTATCCCAGTAAACAAGACCGTGCCtgacatagtaggcactcaataaatggtcaGCAGCATTCTTTCTGGTAACTATAGAATACCACTGCATGGATGTTTTAGTTAGCTAGCTCCATACTGATGATTACCTTAGTGATCCAAACCATGTTGCAATGAATTGCGTATGCATCTCATCAGTGACCTGAGTGTATTTTCATGGGCCtaagtattaatattttgtttctgggAATAGTCTGTTCAAATCATTTGCCTACTAAGTTAGTGGGGGTTTTTTATTGAGAGGAGGctttttacaaatggaaattagTCCTTTGTATAATAtgtgttttaagtattttttgtttcttgcttgCCTTTTGACTTCAGtttactgttttttaaactgtagaaaactgttttttctttataaaagctgGATGATATGGTTTGATGTCCTATTTAAATAGGCTTACcctgagattattaaaaaaaaatcctgcttgctagtattcctgtttcagtttttaatttaaacctttgattgctcttttatttattttggtgttaGCTGGAAAGTAGAAGCGTAGAATAAGTATATCCTTCCTCATTGGAAAGTCATAACTTATAGCTCTGCCTCCTCGAATCCTTTTTTGAAGTAGATGTTATATAATAATTCTcacatctgggatccctgggtggcgcagcggtttagcgcctgcctttggcccagggcgcgatcctggagacctgggatcgagtcccatgtcgggctcccggtgcatggagcctgcttctccctctgcctatgtctctgcctctctctctctctctctctctatcataaataaataaaaattaaaaaaaaataattctcacatCTCAGAAATATCAAATTACTCCTGGATATTTGAGGTTAAGTGGAAGTGTTTGA from Canis aureus isolate CA01 chromosome 1, VMU_Caureus_v.1.0, whole genome shotgun sequence encodes the following:
- the MRPL18 gene encoding large ribosomal subunit protein uL18m isoform X2 — translated: MALRSRFWECLSVCRNPGNSHFSQTTPRGLHRCGVAALSTSAEPAAKPEVDPVENAAVAPEFTNRNPRNLELLGVARKERGWGTTWPSREFWHRLRVIKTQHHVEALVEHRNGKMKRLQNAMTEGGVVLQEPRRIYE